The proteins below come from a single Erythrobacter sp. SG61-1L genomic window:
- a CDS encoding adenine phosphoribosyltransferase, with translation MTTDELKSLIRTVPDFPKEGILFRDITTLLADGKGLTASVEHIAKRANAVGAGAIAGLEARGFIFGAAVASLLMLGFVPVRKAGKLPVPTIGIDYALEYGEARLEIDPTLIQPGEPVIIVDDLIATGGTALAAARLLRQAGAVVDRALFVIDLPELGGAQLLRDNGIEVEALMEFEGH, from the coding sequence ATGACGACCGATGAACTCAAGTCCCTGATCCGCACCGTGCCGGACTTCCCCAAGGAAGGAATCCTGTTCCGGGACATCACCACCCTACTGGCGGACGGCAAGGGCCTGACAGCCTCGGTGGAGCATATCGCCAAGCGCGCCAATGCGGTTGGAGCAGGCGCCATTGCAGGGCTTGAGGCGCGTGGTTTCATCTTTGGCGCCGCCGTGGCTTCCTTACTGATGCTGGGCTTCGTGCCCGTGCGCAAGGCCGGCAAACTGCCGGTGCCGACCATCGGCATCGACTATGCGCTGGAATATGGCGAGGCTCGGCTCGAGATCGATCCAACGCTGATCCAGCCGGGTGAACCGGTAATCATCGTGGATGATCTGATCGCAACCGGCGGCACCGCGCTGGCCGCCGCCAGGCTGCTGCGCCAGGCCGGTGCCGTGGTGGACCGTGCCCTGTTTGTGATCGATCTGCCCGAACTGGGCGGGGCGCAATTGCTGCGCGACAACGGCATCGAAGTCGAAGCGCTGATGGAATTCGAAGGTCACTGA
- a CDS encoding cytochrome c1 translates to MNRLIASVAVGLFFVLSVLAAFVSGAYTAITEPAAPTAEHEFHKTPKELHLASDGPFGRFDKQQLQRGFQVYSEVCSACHSLKYVAFRDLEQLGYTEAEVKAIAASKQVPGVDPNTGEATTRPGLPTDFFPSPYPNDIAARAANNNAVPPDLSLMTKARHDGAAYVYSLLTGFQNQPAELIKKFPDSKTPNGLHYNPYFANLNLAMAPPLTDGQVTFADGSPDTVDAMAKDVSAFLTWTAEPTLDKRKQTGWPVLGFLLFATVLAYLAYRNIWAEKKAKH, encoded by the coding sequence ATGAACCGCCTCATCGCATCCGTCGCCGTCGGCCTGTTCTTCGTGCTGTCCGTGCTCGCTGCATTCGTCAGCGGCGCTTACACCGCGATCACCGAGCCGGCCGCGCCGACCGCCGAACACGAGTTCCACAAGACGCCCAAGGAACTGCACCTTGCCAGCGATGGCCCCTTCGGCCGTTTCGACAAGCAGCAGCTCCAGCGCGGCTTCCAGGTCTACAGCGAAGTCTGCTCGGCCTGCCACTCGCTCAAGTATGTCGCGTTCCGCGATCTTGAGCAGCTGGGCTATACCGAAGCCGAAGTGAAGGCGATTGCCGCCAGCAAGCAGGTGCCGGGCGTTGACCCGAACACCGGCGAGGCGACCACTCGTCCGGGTCTGCCGACGGACTTCTTCCCGTCGCCCTATCCGAACGACATCGCCGCGCGCGCTGCCAATAACAATGCGGTTCCGCCGGATCTCTCGCTGATGACCAAGGCCCGTCATGACGGTGCTGCCTATGTCTATTCGCTGCTGACCGGCTTCCAGAACCAGCCTGCGGAACTGATCAAGAAGTTCCCGGATTCCAAGACGCCGAACGGCCTGCACTACAATCCGTATTTCGCGAACCTCAACCTCGCGATGGCTCCGCCGCTGACGGATGGTCAGGTCACCTTTGCTGACGGCTCGCCCGACACGGTCGATGCCATGGCCAAGGACGTCTCTGCTTTCCTTACCTGGACGGCCGAACCAACTCTCGACAAGCGCAAGCAGACCGGCTGGCCGGTGCTGGGCTTCCTGCTCTTCGCCACCGTGCTTGCCTATCTTGCCTACCGGAACATCTGGGCTGAGAAGAAAGCCAAGCACTGA
- a CDS encoding cytochrome b/b6: protein MSFPWANHYTPSHPVMKWMDEKLPLPRLVYNAVGAGYPVPRNLNYMWNFGVLAGFCLMLQIVTGVILAMHYAANAGVAFASTEHIMRDVNWGWMLRYAHANGASAFFVVVYLHIFRGFYFGSYKAPREMIWLLGVVIFLLMMATAFMGYVLPWGQMSFWGAKVITGLFGAIPVVGEPLQTWLLGGFAPDNAALNRFFSLHFLLPFVIAGVVILHIWALHIPGSSNPTGVEVKSESDTVPFHPYYTAKDGFGLGVFLLIYCAFLFFMPNQLGHPDNYIPANPLSTPAHIVPEWYFWPFYAILRAFTFDIFFIPAKLMGVLAMFAAILVWFFLPWLDNSPVRSGHYRPVFKKFFWILVIDMAVLFYCGGAPAAEPYVMMSQIATAYYFLHFLIVLPLVALMEKPKPLPFSITEAVLGSDDDAKLAAKS from the coding sequence ATGAGCTTTCCCTGGGCAAACCATTACACCCCGTCGCATCCCGTGATGAAGTGGATGGACGAGAAGCTGCCTTTGCCGCGTCTCGTCTATAATGCAGTCGGTGCCGGCTATCCGGTTCCGCGCAACCTCAACTACATGTGGAACTTCGGCGTTCTCGCCGGCTTCTGCCTCATGCTGCAGATCGTCACGGGCGTGATCCTGGCGATGCATTATGCAGCCAATGCGGGCGTTGCCTTCGCCTCGACCGAGCACATCATGCGCGACGTCAACTGGGGCTGGATGCTGCGTTATGCGCACGCGAACGGGGCCTCGGCCTTCTTCGTGGTCGTCTATCTCCACATCTTCCGCGGTTTCTATTTCGGCTCCTACAAGGCGCCGCGCGAAATGATCTGGCTGCTGGGCGTCGTGATCTTCCTGCTGATGATGGCCACGGCCTTCATGGGCTACGTGCTTCCCTGGGGCCAGATGAGCTTCTGGGGCGCCAAGGTGATCACCGGCCTGTTCGGCGCGATTCCGGTCGTCGGCGAACCGCTGCAGACCTGGCTGCTGGGCGGCTTCGCCCCTGACAATGCCGCGCTGAACCGCTTCTTCTCGCTGCACTTCCTGCTGCCCTTCGTGATCGCGGGCGTCGTGATCCTGCACATCTGGGCGCTCCACATCCCGGGTTCGTCGAACCCCACGGGCGTAGAAGTGAAGAGCGAAAGCGACACCGTGCCCTTCCACCCGTATTACACGGCGAAGGACGGTTTCGGGCTGGGCGTGTTCCTGCTGATCTATTGCGCCTTCCTGTTCTTCATGCCGAACCAGCTGGGCCACCCGGATAATTATATCCCGGCGAACCCGCTCTCCACGCCGGCGCACATCGTGCCCGAATGGTACTTCTGGCCGTTCTACGCGATCCTGCGCGCCTTCACCTTCGACATCTTCTTCATTCCCGCAAAGCTGATGGGCGTGCTGGCGATGTTCGCGGCGATCCTGGTGTGGTTCTTCCTGCCCTGGCTGGACAACTCGCCGGTGCGCTCGGGCCACTACCGCCCGGTGTTCAAGAAGTTCTTCTGGATCCTCGTCATCGACATGGCCGTGCTGTTCTATTGCGGCGGCGCGCCGGCTGCAGAGCCCTATGTGATGATGAGCCAGATCGCCACGGCCTACTACTTCCTCCACTTCCTCATCGTTCTTCCGCTTGTCGCTTTGATGGAAAAGCCCAAGCCGCTGCCCTTCTCGATCACCGAGGCGGTGCTCGGATCGGATGACGATGCGAAGCTGGCTGCGAAGAGCTAA